GAATCAATATATGCTTGTCCCATGGGATGTATATTTTCGTTTATTGCTGATATACTTTTATGTATAAGCCTTATTCTTATGATTGTTGTTATCATCACCAGTACCATAATTGCAAATTTAATGGCTGGTATAGATATGCAAACTTGGAGTAGACCAATGGTCTATTTCATTTGGGGGGCCACTATAAATTTAGTTGGAAATCAAAGCTTAGTTGTGAGTGGTAGCTATAGATGATAATATCTCCTCTTATTGAGCAATGAGATTGAAATATCAGAAGTGGCTCTTTGTTTATTTGTTCCTACATGCATCAAAtacaatgataaaaaattactaCTATATAGATTCTATGAATGACTATTCCTCTGTAAGCTCTTGACTCCAAACTTTACATGTTGCAGCTATGTCAACAATCTATGCGCCAAGAACCTCACTTGTATAAAGTTAAGGTGTGATCTGTTTtcattatatttcttttaatactTGTTGCATTACATGTCTCACAGCGAAGATCTTTAGTTTTTATGGTAGGTAAATGTTATTTAGGGAGTTCATTATACAGCACCTAGTGACAGGTTTTTTAGACACTAGTGATTGTTTAGTTTAACTGCAAGTTCACCTTCGTAATTGAGGGTAGTTGGTTCCACCAATGAATACACCAATTCATATGCCCAATCAATGATAGTGTATTTCCCAGCTGGCCATGAGAGACGACCGCATAATGTACTTATAaggaaagagagggaaaaaaaaaaaaatactaccacATGATTTGTTTCCTAAACTTTCTATTTCCGACGCTTATCATGCTGTGGTTTCTTATAGCCACTTGTGTATTTATTGCATGCCTATATCTCACCTGTCACTATTGGCATATAATCTGATCATCCGCCAGTTTGTCCAGGGCAATCATTCATGGAATCTTATTCAAATTGACATGTCAATCAGTTGCATGCACTCCAGTCCATTACAATTTACGATggaattcaataattgaaaatagGATGGAGCAAACAATTTATTAGCTCAGGATAAAAATAAGGGGGTTCAACTTAAGTCTCATTTGGGTGTCTTGAATTTAGGTCTTAGTAAAGTACCGCCCTTAAATAGGTTGCTTTACCTACATTTAACAATTGGTGGTGGTCTTTTGCTTTGCAGTCATTATATGCCAAAAAGGTTGAAGTACAAGACTATAAGCTTCTCTGCCTTGCTAAAGTTGAACTAAAAGAAGAAACGATCTCTTTGGTTGGAATTCTAGGTGGCTGGTGGACTTTGCCAACATTTTTTTATCAGGgtactttttcttttgttagaaATGGAGCTTTGAAGAATTATtcagaaaacaacaaaaaaggtAATTTAACTATGGTTAAATTTATCTGCTTCTGTACGCAAGTAATAATCTGTAGCTTCAGGGTAGTTCCATCGAATGAAAGACATCCTTTGTTTCTCTTTACTTCTATATATCTTTGGAAgacttttgtttttcattttaggcAAGTTAATAGATGGAAAATGCAAATATCTTGTAGGAAACTTCTAATGAAAGATAGCAAAACAATGGTCACTCTCTGTACCGGAATTGTAACATGCATTAGGGGCTTAAGATTCGTACCAATGATATCCTTTGagtaaaacttaggtacaacTACTTAGATACTGTACTTTAggttctccaattaaattcaaccatatgGGATCAATGAACCACATGGTAGAATTTAATTATCCTTGAAAAACATAATACTGTTTTCATTATATTGGTCAATACGACCATATGATTGAATTCAATTTAGGAACTCTAGGTGTAGCACCCATATCCTCTGCATTTGCCATGATGCAATCTCTGAATGAACTTTTCtggaaatattttgttttttcccttcCACTGCAGTTGGTTTTGATTCCTTACTTATGGTTCACTTTtgtctgtgtgtgtgaattCAGAAGTAAGAATAAAGCTAAATCTTTAGGTGCATGATAAGTCATTGAAAATTGAAGACATTTGATGGACATTATTGTCAATAAAGTTCACTAATTTGTTTCCTTCTCTAGGGGTGTTGAATCTTCCAGAATTCCTATTCAAAGATCAAGAGTAGcccacaatttttcatgaagTCATCATCATACAGCCTAGCATCAATATTCTTATTGAGAGAAGAGCTGCTATAGAGTCTGACACTGAATGATAATTTGGCACATTGCATATACGATAATTCAGTTGTGATAGCGAAGTAGCAACTTGCATAATTCATAGTTGagttgcttctaaatgaagagaGAGGGTTAGAAACACGTTTACAGGTTCTTTTTGGACCAATGAATCAATGATACCCTTTGCATCAGCCATGACGCAATTTATGAATTTACTGTTTCTTAAACACTTGTTTTTGTTCTCTGTTTCTTTACCCCTTCTGTACTAGACTTTGATATTATCGACAGTTCTTCACAGTTGATACCATTAGAAGCTCAAAAGGCTCACTTGACATGGAAGTTCTTCACAGTTGATTCCAATAGAAGCTCATAATGCCCAAATTGACATGGAAGTAAAATTTTCACATTGGTAAGTTTATACTATTTCTATTTAATAAagttggattcttttttttttccttttaataaaagagaatttttgttggattgaaatttgaaaccgCATAACAGAGTACAAAAAAGTTTGATATAAAAGCTGCAGCTAGACCAACTCACAGGCTATGCAGCTTTAAGCAAAACACATGGTggaaaccttaaaaaaaaaaaaaacgtcgcCCGCCATGCATGTTATTCAAGGCACCTGTATTTCCTCCCTGCTTCTGGATAAAAGTTGGGTGAGCAACTTCCTGTAATAAAAGAGGGATTTTAATGGCTTCCTGTAATAAGAGTTGGATTTTAATGGCTTCCTACAATAAAAGTTGGATTTCAAAAGTGACAAAGTTTAATCTCCACCAACTTATTACAAACCATCTAAATGTGAGGCAATGTGACTAAAAATACATGTTCGTAGTTTTAGCTTCCGGGTTGGGATTGGAGGAAAACTTTTTCCGGAAGAAGTTGTGGTTTGGTTATTACAAGTGAATATCCTCTCCTTATGGTTTGAATCATCATTGTAGTGAATTGGATGAATTTTCCTCCAAAGCAGTTTAGAGGAAAGTTTTTTCTGACAGTAGGGGATGTGACAAGGGAATATCTCCTTATCACATGAGTATTTGCATCATGAGTAACAGAAATGGTTTGGTTAGGGAGTATTCCATTACTATTGGCGATTTCATCAACTGTAAACATCATTTCAAATGGACAGTAATTCTATGGTCTTAAGAATCTACTTTCATTCCTGTATAAGCAATTTAAGTTGACAATCTTATTTGTCATAATTACATTAATGTTGTCAGTGGCTTAAAACAATGAATTATTCTGTGCCACTTTACCAACTTGATGATCAAGGAACGAAGTAGGCTTAAACAATTGAAACCCATACTGATGATTTTTCTCCTCTACCGAAACATTATTCAAACAGGTGATAATCCTCATTAGCTTTCTCGGGATCAAAGGACGGACCACAGAGCATACCACCCCATTGGGGGAAGTAAATAAGTGTGATTGGAAGTGTACACACGATCATCATCATACCCATTAGAGAAATGCTAGTTTGCTTTGAGAATTTAGAGCCTGAAAACAATAATAGCTGTGTCACCACTGCCCCCACAGTCCCTCCACTTCCTGTCATCCCTGCTATGACTCCTAGTGACCTGCAAAACCACATATTATCAAACTTTGATACGACTCCTAGTGACGTGCAGAACCACATATTATCAAATGATTGTGTGATCGCTAATTATTGTTATACACTTATACACTGTCGTACACATTTTATCTAAAATTATGTTATACGTTTCAGTTATAACTATGAAACAGTGAAATTATTGTGTTTTGATAATTGAAATTGGTATTTCAACAGTGTCCAGTACATTTATTGAGTCCATTTTGTTAAGAGTTtaagagattaaaaaagaatttttaaaactcaaaactctATTACGCAACTACAATTTCTTATAgcttatgtttttttgttttttttaatgaacttaTAGCTTGTTTTTACTatcattttaaactcaaaacacaattttctaACCGTTAATACAAACGCAGTTATATATAACTATGACACCTCTTGTGTCGACAAAGCTAACTATATGATATTTAGCAAGGAAAAGAAGAGGAGGTGCAATGATTAATACAAATCAAAAGTCTCATTCACATTAAACATATATAGACAAACAAAAAGTGACATGGGTCCTCTAATGCCGTATCTAAATCTAATACATAGAGCCAGCATTATTGGGGCGTGAGTGGAGCCTATAGAAAGTTAGAAACAATGACTCATGACTTGCCGTCATCTACCTACTCGACacgtctatttttttttttaacctgtCACGTAACGACATAGATTTGCTCGGTGAATTTGGTATTCGAAAGAGACAGTGATAAATTGAATTGGTTACTTTTATTTCACTAGATATTTCCTAagattttttgctaaaaaaaaagatatttcttAAGATTTATTTGGGTTAGCATCAAATTCAGACAGCTTACTATTGTAGTGATGTAGTCCATAAACTGtgttaaaactaattttttttttccattagtTATATGGATTTTGTCTGCATGATTTTGGCTGCACTTTTCTTCTTAGAAATCTAGTAATTCAACCtaaaataagttatatttttattaatactaGATTAAAGTGTTTGAAAGATATGCAATTTACATATTTCACTTGGAacagtttttgaaattttaggaattaaattgacatcatcattgttaagagataaaatttaatctcaaaGCATATTCTCATCGACTTACTTTGTTTGATTATAAGTCAAGAAAAAAGTGTAACTATACCTAAAAAGATGCGAGACTTTAAAAAAAGTTCTTCTTTTACTTTGAAAATATGCTTATAAGCTAAACTACATGGTCACGTAATTAGTAGCCAAAACAATAGTTGTCCCAGTATATTTTCAATGAGTTTATGGAtataatattgtgattaatgtaTAATGAAAACAATGAGCAATAAGTTCATGAAAATACAATAGAGCTTTAATCGCATGCTGTGAAAATTGTTTgtcatattatattttttatttctatgcGTCATGGCCTATGGGaaacacaaatatttttaaCCGGCTACAAAAGCATGGAGTTTAATGGTGACGAACTTACCTTTGGGAAACAAAAGGAACCACGCCAAACGTGAGGCCACTAGCCGCTTGGACAAACATAGAGAAGCCACACATCACAACAATGGAACCCCACAGAGAGTTGATTCGTCCGAGCAACACACACAACAAGCCAGCCACAGTTTGCACCACCCACAACCCCCACAACCTCCCTCTCATCCCAAACCTCTTCCCCATCTTATCAGAAATCACTCCTCCTATTGGTCTCGAAAATAGATTTGCCATTCCAAAACTAGCTGCTATAGTCCCAGCTAATTGAAGATCCACATGAAACCTATCATAGAAATATTGTGCTATAACATTATCAGTTGTCAACTCTACTCCAAAACAATACCCATATGTTAGTGCTAAAATCCACCCTCTATAATTCCTTAATCCACGAAAAAGAATCCCGAGTAAATTCTCtttctgggtttgttttgtATACTGAGTACGAACTTTTTTATAGTTACCGGTAGGTAAGTCCTGGCCATGCACTAACACCATTATAGCTGTTATTACTTGAAATGTAGCAGGTACAATAAAAATAACACGCCAAGCTGTAAAAGGTACTatgttgaaatattttataagtatGTTGTATAGAAATGGCATGACTAATTGTGTTACACCAGCACCCATGTTAGCCCAACCGGCTGCAACACCATTAGCAAGGCCAACAACGTTGGTAGAGAACATGGAGCTCATCCAAAACTGGTTGGCAACGAAGTTTGCTAAGGAGAAACCTATAAGGAACCGAATGAGAATGAAGGATTGAGGTGATGAGACTAGACTTGTGGCAAGAATGATAGGTGCAGTGAGAAGAGAGAGTGTTGCAGAAGCAATGCGTGGGCCAAATAGGTCACACGCCGGACCCATGGCGAGGCGAGAGAAGATTGAGCCGACGAAGGAGGCTATTCCGGCGTGGCCTATATCGGCGTCGGTGAGCTTGAGGTCATCGCGGATGATGGGGAGGAGAGGTGGGATTGAGAAAGTTGAGAAGAAGCATGAAAAGAGTGAAAGCCATGCAAGGTGGAAAGCTAGCATGTGAGGTTTGGATATTGAGAAAACTCGGAATTCGGTGGCTTTTTGGTTTCCATCTACTGGTAATAATGAGAAAGGAAGAGGTGGCGGTGGCGGCTTTGTTGTTTGTGATTCCATGGAAGATTAATTAGAAAAGATTTGGAGGTGGATATTCAATATATGTTCTTGTTGTGAATAAAATTGGTGGCTActatatagagttttttttttcttcttcttcttcttcttgatacGCAACTAGTATGAGATGGAGGTTCATCTCAGTGAGGTCCTACTCGATTCAGAAATTATTTGGTATGTGCACCATCTGCAAGTGATCCATAATTCTTGACATATATAGGCAATAATAATATCAGAGACAGATTTTTCACAACTGTTAAGTTAGccaattgtaatttttttctttttttggtagaaaCAGCAAAGTCTTATTTAATTATAGACACTTATGTATTCTTTATGAATGAAGATGCTTTGTccactaaaaataaaaagaagcaagCTTTGCCAACTCTTTATATTCTAGGTCAAATTACAACTTTGCTTACAggtgatttaaaatttgaaactttattcatttgaggtttgaccgaaatttaagttgtttatCTATTATTTGAAATCTCATGATGTAAGTAttctgataaatttttttttttaatctgatttgatcttgtatttttttttaaatgtttttagtGCATGTTTTTGGAGGAAACAGACATAAAAgtggagcaaaattacatatttaaccttatttttaatAGATGTGGGGTTACGAAAATTTAACTGAGCTAATTTCAAgtgagtaaagtgtcaaatttcaaactgcagataaacaaataaattttgatcaaaCCATAAgtgggtaaattgtaatttgccctaTATTCTACCTGTATAGcaaggttttgatttttttttttttcattttaaactttatttactttgtaaagtgaaaaaaaaattgtggtttgGTGATAGAACATAAAGTAGAATACTAAaaatgtgattaaaaaaaattaaactactTGCAAAgagtttgtaaaataaaaaaagaatcatctttttttgaaatgaGATTAATCGAATTTATGGtgtaaatttaatttgaaaagttaaaaggaaaaatcttaGTTTCCATTAtacttgtggggagtaaaaagaccctgatggggatgtgggcctttgggccatacTAAGGAAGGCCGatctgctcttgggtttagaacttgttagtactacgggtcggcccatacgccgaggatccgaggagccagccgaggatgaatttcccttcggacggacaccggagaacccgggacttcatggtaaaggttagggaaagacacggtcaagaccaatggttaaagggagtgaacccttgaatgtcctagaagcatcgatgttagagaaataccaaagataaaggctgccacctccacattaaagaccctgcacctaccaccctggccgcattaatggggaagtgacacctgagcagtggaagggaaacttctggttactattcaaaggcactgagaaaagaaatatctaggctaaggggaagtgggggcaacacgtgtacaaagtatcaaaaagaggagtatttaaggaaaaacctagaacagaaaaggGGACTctcttttttgtaatctaaaagaaaaagaaaaaaagagaaagagacaatataagaacagctctcggcttacgtccgagcaggttggtttacaatattccttgttgttttcaagtgtttgcaatctttggcttgtcatttaatcctcagacacttctaacctgggtttcaagcccacactctacaaattcatattgtttaaggctcattgggcttgagcccgtaactgttcttggggccaggtgcaattgtgcacttacgaTACTTGTATGGTAAACTAACATTGTAGAAACATGTTACAATAATATATACatgtacaaaaaagaaaagaaaagtacagTATCCTATAAAAGTCCAAATTGGAAAGTGTATAGATTACAACTCTGTGACGGTCTACATtgtcatatataaaaaataaaatattaaccaTTGACAGAAGAAATTGAGGTTAGTTGATATGGACCTTTGGAGAGTAGATGAAATGAGAATGAACCACCGCTAATTCACCAGTGTCTCTTCACTTTGACGTAAGACAAAACAGGGTCAATAAGTAGATGAGAATATGATTTTCATCTTTGCAAttgaatttaatataataaatcgACGGAGGGgaattatataaatttgaaataaattcagtaatttataatggacaAAAGGTttgaaactctttttttcttctcatatatatatatatatattattgaggagaaaagaaaagattggaaacttcttttgagaaagaaacttttttttttttttttgagaaggttttgagaaagaaacttggaataataaatttgaagaaGGAATTTAAAGCAATATACGTTGAAGAATGACGATAATTATTTGGAGAGCGGCTCCCAAATTCCCAATGAGTCATGGCCTTTCTTGTGTATTTTAGTTGGACCACTTTACATTCAATTTGAGTCGTTTCTCCACAAAAAAGAAcattatattgttattaattgTTTGGAAAtattctatctctctttcttagTACTTAATTCCTTTTGCAGTCAGTCATATTGTGGTCGATTGAGTGACGAATAGAtggattttatttatattttttttgttttgttttgggggaGGGAGTTTTcgtaataaatatatatatatatatatatatatatatatatatatatatatatatatatatatatatatatatatattgatatgatAAAAAGCTACATGGAGATAGACACAAAAAAAAGTATGGATGTTCTTGTTTTTCGAaatcttataatttttgtttttttaataaagaactTCACGGCCAAACTTACCACCAAAGTAAAAATCTATaccgacaaaaaaaaaaaacttttttttagaagaaaaaaaatatctagaTAAACAAGAGTGtccaaattaaataaagaaaaaattattgatttataCACATAAATTCAATTTGATTAtgtatgcattttcttttttaatgtttgtgtacagttt
This genomic stretch from Castanea sativa cultivar Marrone di Chiusa Pesio chromosome 1, ASM4071231v1 harbors:
- the LOC142622278 gene encoding high affinity nitrate transporter 2.7 produces the protein MESQTTKPPPPPLPFSLLPVDGNQKATEFRVFSISKPHMLAFHLAWLSLFSCFFSTFSIPPLLPIIRDDLKLTDADIGHAGIASFVGSIFSRLAMGPACDLFGPRIASATLSLLTAPIILATSLVSSPQSFILIRFLIGFSLANFVANQFWMSSMFSTNVVGLANGVAAGWANMGAGVTQLVMPFLYNILIKYFNIVPFTAWRVIFIVPATFQVITAIMVLVHGQDLPTGNYKKVRTQYTKQTQKENLLGILFRGLRNYRGWILALTYGYCFGVELTTDNVIAQYFYDRFHVDLQLAGTIAASFGMANLFSRPIGGVISDKMGKRFGMRGRLWGLWVVQTVAGLLCVLLGRINSLWGSIVVMCGFSMFVQAASGLTFGVVPFVSQRSLGVIAGMTGSGGTVGAVVTQLLLFSGSKFSKQTSISLMGMMMIVCTLPITLIYFPQWGGMLCGPSFDPEKANEDYHLFE